In Zunongwangia profunda SM-A87, the following proteins share a genomic window:
- a CDS encoding nucleoside phosphorylase — translation MPLKASEFILNEDGSIYHLNLRPEHLADTIITVGDPDRVAKVTEHFDDIEFSIKKREFHTQTGSYRGKRISVISTGIGTDNIDIVFNELDALVNIDFEKKEVKKQIKSLDIIRIGTTGSIQAEIPIDTFLLSEKAIGFDGLLHFYQSEEIIDNHFSEAFIKHMDWFPKKAHPYVVDNSKKLQKLLDAEDIFKGITATNIGFYGPQGRSLRLGLQDDQMNAKLATFNYHDQKITNLEMETSGIYGMSKLLGHNAVSMNVILANRATGEFSTTPQKTMEKLIGHCLDKLTS, via the coding sequence ATGCCCTTAAAAGCTTCTGAATTTATTCTGAACGAAGATGGTAGCATCTATCATTTAAATTTGCGCCCAGAACATTTAGCCGATACGATTATTACCGTTGGTGATCCCGATCGTGTAGCTAAGGTTACCGAACATTTTGACGATATAGAATTCAGCATTAAAAAAAGGGAGTTTCATACTCAAACCGGGAGCTATCGCGGTAAACGTATTAGTGTAATTTCTACCGGAATTGGAACTGATAATATCGATATTGTTTTTAATGAGCTTGATGCCTTAGTGAATATTGATTTTGAAAAAAAAGAGGTCAAAAAACAAATAAAATCGCTAGATATTATAAGAATTGGAACAACCGGTAGCATCCAGGCCGAAATTCCGATAGATACTTTCCTTTTAAGCGAAAAAGCTATTGGCTTTGATGGATTACTTCACTTTTATCAAAGTGAGGAGATAATAGATAATCATTTTTCCGAAGCCTTTATAAAACATATGGATTGGTTCCCAAAAAAAGCACATCCGTATGTTGTTGACAATAGTAAAAAATTACAGAAGCTATTAGATGCTGAAGATATTTTTAAAGGGATTACGGCGACAAATATCGGTTTTTATGGCCCGCAGGGACGCTCACTGCGTCTTGGTTTACAGGATGATCAAATGAATGCTAAACTGGCGACCTTCAATTATCATGATCAAAAAATCACGAATCTTGAAATGGAAACCTCTGGTATTTACGGTATGTCTAAACTGTTGGGACATAATGCTGTTTCTATGAATGTGATTCTGGCCAATCGTGCCACAGGAGAATTTAGCACAACGCCACAA
- a CDS encoding translation initiation factor: protein MAKKKLGLEDLGGFVFSTNNDFDESEYVENEQEENLKPKDQRLEAHFSNKGRGGKTVTIVKGFVGPDEDLIALGKLLKKKCGVGGSTKDGEIIIQGDDREKVMQILQKEGYNIKRVGG, encoded by the coding sequence AAAAAGAAATTAGGACTAGAGGACTTAGGCGGATTTGTTTTTTCTACGAATAATGATTTTGATGAAAGTGAGTATGTAGAAAACGAACAGGAAGAAAACCTAAAACCAAAAGACCAACGACTGGAAGCTCATTTTAGTAATAAAGGCCGCGGTGGTAAAACCGTGACCATAGTAAAAGGATTTGTTGGCCCCGATGAAGATTTGATCGCATTGGGGAAACTTTTAAAGAAAAAATGCGGTGTTGGCGGCTCTACCAAAGATGGTGAAATCATCATACAGGGGGACGATCGCGAAAAAGTGATGCAAATCCTGCAAAAAGAAGGATATAACATAAAACGCGTTGGCGGATAA
- a CDS encoding DUF1835 domain-containing protein, with translation MEKKPLHIINGDSLAESVAELDLPGQQIVWREMLCEGPAVQEVGSAEFIKIRKKFLQNFYGISAEDYQHEFVSELKKLKKIEDYDHIILWFEFDLFCHINVLATISYLTEHKKEVPFYLVCSKKLKGDEKLTPLSQLSGKQLLNHYNNKILLVENDLEVANLMWELYCSNNPILLKRQIKTNTNFEYLSSCIRAHIERFPNSITGINSLERNILRLIRERNINNYTQLMGYALEYQGYYGYSDVQMRRILEKLSIFYAAEGQKVKLTEKGHLVLDGKKNFYRELKNDDVFGGAKMYDFLYDPEVHQLLKL, from the coding sequence TTGGAAAAAAAACCTTTACATATAATTAATGGCGATAGCCTCGCAGAAAGCGTGGCAGAGCTGGATTTACCGGGCCAACAGATCGTTTGGCGTGAAATGCTTTGTGAAGGTCCTGCAGTACAGGAAGTCGGATCGGCCGAATTTATAAAAATAAGAAAGAAATTTCTTCAAAATTTTTATGGAATTTCTGCGGAAGACTACCAGCATGAATTTGTTTCAGAATTAAAAAAACTCAAAAAGATCGAAGACTATGATCATATCATTTTATGGTTTGAATTCGATCTTTTTTGCCATATAAACGTATTGGCTACGATTAGCTATCTTACCGAGCATAAAAAAGAGGTACCGTTTTACCTTGTTTGCAGCAAGAAATTAAAAGGTGACGAAAAACTCACCCCTCTTTCTCAATTATCAGGAAAGCAACTTTTAAATCATTATAACAATAAAATTTTACTGGTAGAGAACGATTTGGAAGTAGCGAATCTTATGTGGGAACTGTATTGTAGTAACAACCCAATACTGTTAAAACGCCAGATAAAAACCAATACCAATTTCGAGTATCTTTCCAGTTGTATCAGGGCGCATATCGAGCGCTTTCCTAACAGTATCACTGGCATCAATTCTTTAGAACGAAATATCCTTCGTTTAATTAGGGAACGAAACATCAATAATTATACGCAACTTATGGGATATGCCCTGGAGTATCAGGGGTATTATGGCTATAGCGATGTACAGATGAGACGTATACTGGAGAAGCTGTCTATTTTTTATGCCGCTGAAGGACAAAAAGTAAAACTTACCGAAAAAGGTCATTTAGTGCTGGACGGTAAGAAAAATTTTTATCGGGAATTAAAGAATGATGATGTTTTTGGAGGAGCCAAAATGTATGATTTTCTTTATGATCCTGAAGTACATCAATTATTAAAATTATAA